The stretch of DNA CTGTGTCCTTCGAGTCGGGGGAGTGCTCTGGCGGAATAATGACCGCCTTTTGGGGAGAGTGGGTATCCCAGGGATCAGAACGCGTTGTTTTTTTGGTGTCGGCAACAAACGGGTGTTGCGCACGGACGCGCGGACCTGTATCTTCAGTTTTTCCCCAATCTTCCACATGGTCTTTAACCGGAATTGGCATATCGTATCATGCAGAATCTTCCTTTTGCTCTTGTCCTTTTATCATCTATTGCTCATGGCTATTGGAATTTTTTGTTGAAGCGGGCGCAAAACAAGGACGCCTTCCTCGGACTGAGCAAATTGGCGGAACCCGTCATATACGCGATTCCGTTCGGGTATGCCGTCAGCCTGTGGGGGCTGGACCCGCTTTCGCTCTGGTATGCTGGCGTGGGCACGCTGTTGTCCGTGGCGAATTATTATTGCCTTGCCAACAGCTATAAACGGCTTGATTTGTCCATTGCCTATCCTGTTTCCCGGTCAAGTACCCTGTTTTTGCCGTTTTTGGCGTTTATCTTTTTTCAGGAACAACTGGATGTCATTGGTTGGTGTTCCGTCATCCTTGTGACGTTGGGGGTGCTGGTCATTCAATTAAAGGGCCTTTCGTTGTCCGGAATATCCCTCGGAAGTCGGGACAGTCGGACAGGTATGGCCTTCGCGCTTTTGGCGGCCTTTCTGGTCGCGTTGTACACCCTGTGGGGCAAGCAGGCTGTGCAGCATATTCATCCCTTCATATATATGTATTGCTACACGTTTGCGTCTTGTGCGTATTTTTGGCCGTCTCTGCGGCGGCTCGATCGGCGAATTGTCAAACAGGAATGGCAACGCAATAAATGGAGTATCCTTTCGGTCTCTGTGCTGAATACCTTGTCGTTTGTGCTCATGTTGATGGCGTTGAATATGGGAAAAGTCACGTATGTCGGAGCATTGCGGCAACTCAGTCTGGTGGTGGGCGTTGGATTGGGGTGGGTGGTCCTGCGCGAATCATGTCCCATGCCCCGAGTCCTTGGCGTCTTGCTTATCATCGTTGGAGCCTGTTTGACCTATCTGGCGAAATAATGGATCGAGCCGTGCTCTCTTGATTCGGGAGTGCCGTTTGCGGAAGGTGTGGAGTGTGAATTCAAGGTGCAGAAAGATGAAGAGAGAGTTTTCCGGATTGTGGTACGTCTCGACGCTTGGCTTGACACGGGAAATTGCGTAACGTGCCAATCCTTATGCAACGCAAGAAAACACGCCCTTTGAGTCTTGGTTCGGTGGGCATTGGCGGAGACAATCCGGTCCGTGTCCAATCCATGTGCAATACCGATACCCGTGACGTCCTCGCCACAGTACGGCAGATCAGACAACTGGCTGAGGTCGGGTGCGAGATTGTGCGGCTCGCCGTGCCCGACGACAAGGCCGCAGCCGCGCTCGAAGCCATTCGAAAACAGTCGCCGGTGCCGCTGATCGCGGATATTCATTTCGACTACCGGCTGGCCCTGGCCGCAGTGGATGCGGGGTTCGAAGGATTGCGCATCAATCCCGGTAATATCGGCGATGAGCAAAAAGTGGATACCGTTGTTCGGGCCGCACAGGCGCACGGTATCCCCATCCGTATTGGCGTCAATGGCGGGTCGTTGGAAAAGGACCTGCTCCGAAAGTTCGGGGGGCCGACCCCGGAGGCCATGGTTGAATCCGGCCTGCGTCATGTGCGCCTGTTGGAGAAACGTGGGTTCCACGACATCAAGATTTCACTCAAGACATCCTCGGTGCTCAATACGGTGGCCGCGTACCGGCTCATGAGTGACAAGGTTGAGTATCCATTGCATATCGGCGTGACCGAGGCCGGGACATTGGTGCGTGGCGCGGTCAAATCCGCTGTTGGATTGGGCATTTTATTGGCCGAAGGCATTGGCGACACCCTGCGCGTATCGCTCACGCATGATCCGGTTGACGAGATCGGCGTGGCCTACGAAATCCTGCGAAGCCTGGGCTTGCGCGAACGCGGCCCGGAGATTATATCCTGTCCGACCTGTGGACGGACCGAGATTCCCTTGATCGATTTGGCTGAGAAAGTGGAAGCGGCCCTGCGCGACGTTGAAGAGGTCTTTACCGTGGCGGTCATGGGGTGCGTGGTCAATGGCCCGGGCGAAGCCCGGGAAGCGGACATCGGTCTGGCCGGTGGCCGTGATCTGGGTATCATTTTCCGTAAGGGAAAAGTGGTTCGCAAGGTCAAGGGCAATGAAAATCTGTTGCCCGAGTTCATGAAAGAAATAACGTTGTTCCTGGAAGAAAGGAGAAAATAGAAATATGCGTCTTTCCCGGTATTACATCCCGACTCTCAAGGAGGACCCGGCCGACGCCGAGGTTGTCTCCCACAAGCTTTTGATGCGCGCGGGCATGATCCGCAAGTTGACCAGCGGTATCTACAACTATCTCCCGCTCGGCCTGCGTTCCATCAACAAGGTTTCGAAAATCGTGCGCGAGGAAATGGACCGCGCCGGTGCCATGGAAGTGCTGCTGCCCATGGTGCAGCCCGCTGATTTGTGGGTCGAGACCGGACGTTGGGACTATTACGGCAAGGAGCTGCTGCGGTTGAACGATCGCAATGGCCGTGATTATTGTCTCGGACCCACGCACGAAGAAGTCATCACCGATCTGGTACGTGGTGAAATCAGTTCGTACAAGCAGTTGCCGGTCAATCTGTATCAGATCCAGACCAAATTTCGCGATGAAATCCGTCCCCGTTTCGGGCTGATGCGTGGCCGGGAATTCATCATGAAGGACGCTTATTCTTTTGATAAGGATGAGGAAGGCGCGGAAAAATCCTATTTCGAGATGTTCGAGGCCTACAAAAAGACCTTTTCCCGTCTCGGATTGCGTTTCAAACCCGTGCAGGCCGATTCCGGTCAGATCGGCGGCGATTTTTCCCATGAATTTATGGTGCTTGCCGAAACCGGCGAGGATACTATCGCTTCCTGTTTGTCCTGTGATTTCGGGGCAAACCTCGAAAAGGCCAAGGTCGCTGCACCAGCCGGTGAGGATATGACCAACGCCGAATGTCCGGCCATGGAAACCGTGGATACTCCCGGTCAGCACACGGTCGAAGAGGTCTGTGCCTTCCTTGGCGTGAAGCCGAGCGCATTGGTCAAGACCTTGCTGTTCGTGGTGGATGGCAATCCCGTGGCCGCTTTGGTCCGTGGAGATCGTGAAGTGAACGATATCAAGTTGCGGAATCTCGTCGGTGGCAACGACATTGAGCTGGCAGACGAAGCCTTGGTGACACAATTGACTGGTGCGCCGGTTGGTTTTGCCGGACCTGCCGGTCTGGACCCGGACGTGCCCATTTACGCGGATCACGAATTGTTGGTGACCACGGACTGGGTTGCTGGTGCCAACAAGGGGGACACCCATGTGAAACACCTGTCGCTTGGCAGAGATTGTTCCATCGTGAAATATACGGATCTGAGGGTGATCGAACCCACTGATCCATGCCCTGAATGCGGTGGAACCATCGAGTTCACCAAGGGCATCGAAGTGGGCCATGTCTTCAAACTCGGCGTGAAATATTCCGAAAAGATGGAAGCCACGTATCTGGATGAAAATGGCAAGTCCAAGCCGATGATCATGGGCTGTTATGGCATTGGCATTTCGCGGATCGTGGCCTCGGCTATCGAACAGAATAATGACGAGAACGGGTGTTGCTTCCCGCCGTCCATTGCTCCGTTCGAAGTGTGCCTGATCGCGCTTGGCGGTAAGGATCAGGCCGTGGCTGACAAGGCGGAAGAATTGTACGCCGAAGTCGTGCGACAGGGCGTTGACGCCGCATACGACGATCGTAAAGAACGTCCGGGCGTCAAGTTTGCCGAAGCCGATCTTATTGGCTATCCCATGCAGCTCGTGCTGGGTGGGAAAGGTCTGAAAAATGGAATTGTGGAAGCCAAGGACCGCAAGACCGGCGAGAAAATTGAACTCCCGCTTGAGGGATTTGGTGAAGCGTTTGCTGCATGGCGTCAGGACATCTGGAAAAAATGGAGCCTTGACGTCCAATAGACGATTTCTCTGAATATATCCGAAAGACCCGGCGCGCCAGCTCCGGGTCTTTTTTCATATTCTTGTCCCCCAGTCCCATGCCCCACACTTGGCCACCATCCCACCTCGAGCGAAACGAGCACCAAAAAGTTTCGAGAGTCCAGAGAACCTTTTCAAAGGTTCTCTGGTCGTCGAAGACGCCACCCCGGCGAGGGGCTGCCGGAGGCATACCCACCCCGGCGAGGGGCCGCCGGAGGCATACTCACCCCGGCGAGGGGCCGCCGGAGGCATACTCACCCCGGCGAGGGGCCGCCGGAGGCATAAGCCAACCCGAATCACCGACTCCTTTT from Pseudodesulfovibrio sp. JC047 encodes:
- the ispG gene encoding flavodoxin-dependent (E)-4-hydroxy-3-methylbut-2-enyl-diphosphate synthase translates to MQRKKTRPLSLGSVGIGGDNPVRVQSMCNTDTRDVLATVRQIRQLAEVGCEIVRLAVPDDKAAAALEAIRKQSPVPLIADIHFDYRLALAAVDAGFEGLRINPGNIGDEQKVDTVVRAAQAHGIPIRIGVNGGSLEKDLLRKFGGPTPEAMVESGLRHVRLLEKRGFHDIKISLKTSSVLNTVAAYRLMSDKVEYPLHIGVTEAGTLVRGAVKSAVGLGILLAEGIGDTLRVSLTHDPVDEIGVAYEILRSLGLRERGPEIISCPTCGRTEIPLIDLAEKVEAALRDVEEVFTVAVMGCVVNGPGEAREADIGLAGGRDLGIIFRKGKVVRKVKGNENLLPEFMKEITLFLEERRK
- a CDS encoding EamA family transporter, giving the protein MQNLPFALVLLSSIAHGYWNFLLKRAQNKDAFLGLSKLAEPVIYAIPFGYAVSLWGLDPLSLWYAGVGTLLSVANYYCLANSYKRLDLSIAYPVSRSSTLFLPFLAFIFFQEQLDVIGWCSVILVTLGVLVIQLKGLSLSGISLGSRDSRTGMAFALLAAFLVALYTLWGKQAVQHIHPFIYMYCYTFASCAYFWPSLRRLDRRIVKQEWQRNKWSILSVSVLNTLSFVLMLMALNMGKVTYVGALRQLSLVVGVGLGWVVLRESCPMPRVLGVLLIIVGACLTYLAK
- a CDS encoding proline--tRNA ligase, which gives rise to MRLSRYYIPTLKEDPADAEVVSHKLLMRAGMIRKLTSGIYNYLPLGLRSINKVSKIVREEMDRAGAMEVLLPMVQPADLWVETGRWDYYGKELLRLNDRNGRDYCLGPTHEEVITDLVRGEISSYKQLPVNLYQIQTKFRDEIRPRFGLMRGREFIMKDAYSFDKDEEGAEKSYFEMFEAYKKTFSRLGLRFKPVQADSGQIGGDFSHEFMVLAETGEDTIASCLSCDFGANLEKAKVAAPAGEDMTNAECPAMETVDTPGQHTVEEVCAFLGVKPSALVKTLLFVVDGNPVAALVRGDREVNDIKLRNLVGGNDIELADEALVTQLTGAPVGFAGPAGLDPDVPIYADHELLVTTDWVAGANKGDTHVKHLSLGRDCSIVKYTDLRVIEPTDPCPECGGTIEFTKGIEVGHVFKLGVKYSEKMEATYLDENGKSKPMIMGCYGIGISRIVASAIEQNNDENGCCFPPSIAPFEVCLIALGGKDQAVADKAEELYAEVVRQGVDAAYDDRKERPGVKFAEADLIGYPMQLVLGGKGLKNGIVEAKDRKTGEKIELPLEGFGEAFAAWRQDIWKKWSLDVQ